From Branchiostoma lanceolatum isolate klBraLanc5 chromosome 16, klBraLanc5.hap2, whole genome shotgun sequence:
cacaatggttttaagtttgtgctgacgagttcaccgcgaaaacagcgaacataaaattaccgcaaacatttctgcatttacagtatcacttaaccttctccctgctgcctaactctgtaaccaatagggtattgggtaccaaacggctacttcagtgtgctaaaggttaaaatcaaatACTGAATGATCTGTGCAACATATTttaacaaaactaaacaaaaatgttgattgACATGTATCAAACAAAAGTGTCAAATATAATTACTTTTGGCATCTAATTTAATAGAATATATAAAACTACACGCAATGTTATTCAAAATGTTGGCACTGGACTATGCATGACAACATTGAAAAAATgcttatttttttaatgtaataaACATATTTATAACATAATAAACTTTGAACATCTATAAATTACAAAATTAGGGAGATAAACTTACCTTGCCTTCAACAATACTTGTATATAACACAAACATGCTTTGGGAAAGCAAAGCAGTATGTTCTGTTAACAGCATAACATAACCTGTTATCAACGCAACATCAACAATATTGAACATCATGACCCTCAAAACAAAGGGTGGTTGAAGTTACAGAAGTTTGTGACTTTCCCAAACAGGGTTCTAAGTTATGAACTTGAAACTTCTGTTAGAACTGAACTTGAAGAACCATACCAGCAAACAGCTGATAAAACTGTTGAAACGTATGTAACAAGTGGCAAAAAGACCTCTGCCAGGTCATCATGTGATAGATGATATTATTTGTGGACAAACTATAATACAAAGGAAACATAGAGTCTAACCTTATTCTAAACTCTGCAAGCAATTATGCGGAAAGTTGAGCAGCATCAACATTTTCCAAAGTTTGGAGAGTGCAGAAGTTGCTCAGTAGTTTGACATCTTTTTGCAGAGTTACAAAATCAAGGATCAaaattattttgcattttttttaacctGTTAGCTCAAAAGTGTTGGTAGAATTCTTTATGAAGGATATCTAAACGGCAGTTTTCAACACAAAGAATTGGACTAACACTTACCCATTGACTGGAGTCATGTTGTGTGAAACTAAGGTAAGTCCAATAAGCCGTTTTACAGTTTGAACTGAGTATGTGCAagttcaaaggtgaaggccctttatttgtaaacagttcttgtcaagaccatgcttgatacatgtccagacatTTGTCTCAAAatccttcaactttgacatatgacCCCCAATGCATCACACTACACATGAGCAGTTCAAACAGTGAATTAGCTTATTCTTTGAGTTAGAAACTGCAGTTTAAACATCATTCTTCATAAGTATACTACCATGTCGTCCACAAATAACATAACTACATCACAGTGGTACCTCCGGTGGAAAGGATCGTCCGGGGACATTTCCAGGGGTGATGACAAGGACAGTAGTCAGGTTCAGGAGGATACTGAAGAAGTTTGCGTACAGGGACGCTGGGATCTAAGGGAGTTGTAAATCATCAAGACATGAATTTCATCCCACTGTCTTAGTCCTACAATCTAATCTGTGTTAAATCTTTTTTGGAGAACAAAGGGACAGCCGTTTCCTATGTAGAGAGGAACTTCTTTGCAAAATCATATCTAACTTTAAAGAGCTACGCAAAACAAGACGGAGCTCGGTTTAGAGTCTGCTTTCATATAATACATTATTGTTATAGTCATGTGCATCAAAATTTCtggtgttttcttcttctttgtctaAAGCTGCAATTGCACCAAAGAAACAAGCTTATCAGCATTTGCTAGTCCTGGATTTGACTCCcttgtcttttcttttcttctttacaGCTTAAAGGTTTAAGAATGTTTTGGGAAGCTTCTCTCTATCCAGTCTTCTCTGGTGACGCCTAAGCCTGGAAAACTTGTACTATAATGTTTGGTTCCTGCTAAACAAGTCTAAGGTCCTTGTCTTTTTTCTAAGTCTTGTCTCCATACCCCGCTACACCTGTGAAAATGAGCATCCTAGTGCAAAAAGAGATATCATCATCTTTGCAGTCTTTCAGTTCCACTGAGGCGCGCCGTCATTGTTTTCCATAAAGAGATAAGGGGTGTTTCAGGGAGGGGAGCTCGAAACACTTTGACTTCAACCATTCCTTTGTTTTGGGGGGCCACCATGTCATGTGTCAGGAATACCTCGGGCGCAGGCAAGCCAACTTGTGTTCCTGGCACAATCAGGACCAGGCAGGCCAGGTTGATCAGAATACTGATGATCGAAGCAGCAAGGAATCCAACAACCTACGGATCAAACAGCGATTCAGACATTTTAATATCACGTCCACAAAAAAACAATTGTTGCCCGCCTTTTTGCATGCACCCTTGTCTCTACTTTGCAACTTGAAGTCTCTGAAAAGTACAAGATTGTGTGCAAGTTGTATGGGGAGAAATGACAGCGTAGATGTGGACTGTCAATGGTTCATGTTTCCATGTCCACAGTGCATCAGTGTGTGTGAAAGTGTATTCCATGGCGACTGGGCCCGTGTGTctagtacatgtaaaacaaatgCAGCATTAAACACAGACGGCCAGGTCATGCAATATTGTAACACAGAGAGatgaaagttttcttttactttggagttcttttaacaaaaatattttgtcgtgctccttttttaaaaatccatgACATCTAATTATACAAAGATTCTCTTCTCTGAGTAACCTTATAAAAGTGTTAGGCAAATCTGCATACATATGATATAGGAAACCACACTAAATGTAAATGCAGACGTTGTAGGGCTGTTAGACAATACTTACCATGCTGCCCTTGCTGTCAGCCATCTTGCCACTAACGAATCCAAGGATTCCAGCAACGATCACCTGAACAGCAACAaaacagtaagaaaacatttacatgttacgtcttactattactactactagtatatcttgATAATgttgatagtacatgtatcatgttaacTGCAATGTTTAGTTTCATTTGttaaactgttacagtaagtgCAAAGTTGACCTGTTTAGTATTCACGGACTgtcatgaaatattgaaatgaaGCTGTATTTCTATTCCAGTCTTTTTATTGAAGTTTACATCGACTGTGGATAAACAAAGACTGCATGAATGTTGTTTAGAGTCCCCCATATATCATGAATCCTGTGTTTCAAGTCCATGCAAAAATCCAAAGTGACAATCTAACTTCAATGTTATTTTCATCCTAACACTTACGATGCTCCCAGACACACAGGCGAACCAGTTGCAGTTGAAGGCGGAGTTGGCGCCCACGATCACCGAGACGATCCCCAGTATCACGCTGATCAGTCCGAACCCGACCATGGCCGCTCCCAGGCCCTTAGCGATGCCTTTACTGTAGCTCATCTTGGCTGTGGTCCGAACAATGTTAAAATAAACATGTTATGTCAAACAATACATGCTGAAACAGTCCTAGAGGGTGTTATAAAAGCATGTATACAGCATTGAGGGAAAGATGCAAAATTGAGAAAgcaaaccaagaaattacaaaaTTTTAGTGCATGAATGAAACTAAAATATAGGGACATGAACACAATCTTCataattttaaagaaaatctaAAATACAcgttacaattattacaacaatacaagcacAACAGTCACTGAGGGCGTTATACTTGTATACTGTTATAGATCATGTGTATGCAATATTGACGGGAAGAtgacaaatcaaatcaacaaaataGATGTGTGAGAATGACACAGCAATATGGGGCATGAATGCAATCTTTTCATGATTAATGATTTTATAGAAAATCTAAAAGATATGCATCATTAAATCTAAAAACAGTATTGAACATTTTAATTGAACAACGAATGAAACTGAACAGATTGAGAAACACGGATTGCAGAATGCCCTTTGAAAAGAAGACTTTGAAGGCTTCTATACTCAGTCAGTTAACAATATCCACTAAAATATTCACTCTCAGATTACTAGTACACCTCATAGAAATTTCACAATGTTCAGCCTTTTCTCATTTGCAGCAGAAAATAATAAGAATGATTCAAATCAATGTTTAAGAATCAAGAAATCATAAAGAAACATTAAGTAATTGATTTTTGCAAGCAACTTCAAAATTTAGCAAGTAATTTCAAAATTCATCATTCTGCCCCTCCCCCCATGTGGACATATTTCTGTTAGGATTTCAAATTTGCATCAATCTATAGCAAGTTGTACATAAAAAAGCATTTATGGAATCATATATACAACACACAAGTGCCAAAATACACGATAAAAACGTTGTGTTATCGAAATAATCCGAATTGACCTTATCAAAGTCTCCTTTCTGCGCAAGGTCATcacatgcaaattagggcaTGGTTGACTGAAAAGGAAAATTTCTTTCCACGACAGCtgcaaaaacacaccaaaagaGGAACTCCACGACCGATTTTGGTTTCTTTTTAGGTGTGTGAATAAATCAAGCGGGTAATGGCGGAGAATTTTGTGATTTTGGGGTGTTTTTATAGGTGAAAAGGGCGCAGAGAAACAAGGAAGATGAGATCACGCCCTCTTTAGAACATgcacgccgccattttgttgggAGGGCGGCTCAGACGACTTTGTATGACCTTTCGAATAAAATCGCCTTCAAATCACCTACAACGCTAAAACCTAAGGACATCGCACCTTCTATATAAAATCTACAACTTCTGAGGAAAACAGAGGCTTGAAAATATCGTTTGAAGTGACTGGGAAGCCTAAAAGGTTGGGCTAAATCTACAAACCAAAAAGGGCTTcttcatatgcaaatgaggcatgGAACCGGCTTGGTCGAGGCATGCATGTAAATCGGTAAATTTagcatttttcttaattttaaaACTACTGAATCGTGTTGAAGAGGTACGCTACTGTTTTTCAATGCTTATCAAACGCTTGATGTACATGGAAGCTTGCTACATACCTGGATTTTGTGGAGATTTTGTCACCGTATCAAGACCACTGCGATCACTGCCGCCGTCACGTTCCCAGGGTAGTACAAACCGGTAGTGCGTCACTCAATATTAAGTGTCGTTCCCAGAGCAGTAATTCAAACCGGAAATGACGCATTCTTGCCTTCTGGGAATCGTGATGTGATATGTGTTTCATGTAGGGACAATTGCTTTTAGGCCAAAACCTTAATATTTTCGATGATCTTCAAGAGAGAAATTTATAAAACAATTCTGACCATAATTATCGAAAGAAGTTGGCGTTTCTTTGTTCATTTCATGGGGGTCAAAACTCCCACTGACTGACTGAGCAAAGGCAACTGTTTTGAGGGGCGACCAGTGTGTGTTGTTTCGCCCTTTTAGTCGTTCGGTGACATTCCCTAGATATGTGATAATTGATACAAATACGCTGTTGAAATGTCCCTTTTGTTTCTGATTTACGTTAATGACTTGGCATCGGtttcaaagacaacaaatctactctgtttatatatatagttaCAGATGACACCACAATTTACTTTAATACATGTCTCAGAAAAATATCCAGACTTAAGTGATATCTATAAATCAAGAGTTGTACAAGTTTGTCCCAAGGTTAACAAATTATCCCTTAACATAGAAAGAAATAATTCAATCATCTTCGCAGGCACGAACAAGAAATATGGAAAAGAAAAGCTAGAATCTATACTGACACAATTCCATTACACAGTCTGAAAAGGtaagtccaaacagatctccaacccaacgtctcccaggataatgcactcctgtatatctgcaTACCCGGGGAGCTGcagtagagatctctcaaacccactgtttttcaaagtggcggatttatgcaaCCCGGTGAATTAATGTTAATAAAGGTC
This genomic window contains:
- the LOC136421407 gene encoding uncharacterized protein isoform X4, whose product is MSYSKGIAKGLGAAMVGFGLISVILGIVSVIVGANSAFNCNWFACVSGSIVIVAGILGFVSGKMADSKGSMIPASLYANFFSILLNLTTVLVITPGNVPGRSFPPEGKTWAVWIPSCIFAFFEMVTAVCCCILCLESMVGYFTKREPGPVLYKDEQATMLPASKTRI
- the LOC136421407 gene encoding uncharacterized protein isoform X5, which translates into the protein MSYSKGIAKGLGAAMVGFGLISVILGIVSVIVGANSAFNCNWFACVSGSIVIVAGILGFVSGKMADSKGSMIPASLYANFFSILLNLTTVLVITPGNVPGRSFPPEGKTWAVWIPSCIFAFFEMVTAVCCCILCLESMVGYFTKAK
- the LOC136421407 gene encoding uncharacterized protein isoform X1; this encodes MSYSKGIAKGLGAAMVGFGLISVILGIVSVIVGANSAFNCNWFACVSGSIVIVAGILGFVSGKMADSKGSMIPASLYANFFSILLNLTTVLVITPGNVPGRSFPPEGKTWAVWIPSCIFAFFEMVTAVCCCILCLESMVGYFTKREPGPVLYKDEQATMLPAKGQEAVQVEEEADKTK
- the LOC136421407 gene encoding uncharacterized protein isoform X3 encodes the protein MSYSKGIAKGLGAAMVGFGLISVILGIVSVIVGANSAFNCNWFACVSGSIVIVAGILGFVSGKMADSKGSMIPASLYANFFSILLNLTTVLVITPGNVPGRSFPPEGKTWAVWIPSCIFAFFEMVTAVCCCILCLESMVGYFTKREPGPVLYKDEQATMLPARQEAVQVEEEADKTK
- the LOC136421407 gene encoding uncharacterized protein isoform X2 — translated: MSYSKGIAKGLGAAMVGFGLISVILGIVSVIVGANSAFNCNWFACVSGSIVIVAGILGFVSGKMADSKGSMVVGFLAASIISILINLACLVLIVPGTQVGLPAPEGKTWAVWIPSCIFAFFEMVTAVCCCILCLESMVGYFTKREPGPVLYKDEQATMLPAKGQEAVQVEEEADKTK